One region of Rhodocaloribacter litoris genomic DNA includes:
- a CDS encoding porin family protein, with product MRCSPFRLPVYRTRHAFLVLALLLAPSSLPAQTITPVFKAGVSAATLRGASAFDFRTSTGFAGGVGFNYALRGGWSLQPEVLYVVKGTTMDFDVRSSADTIFILPPGRDDTATPATGGLELTYVELPLLVLRRFETRGRLHPALMAGPAAAFLLDARFRWQPRGGGLEQEQSEDNVEGLDFGLVVGGGVEYELGGPRLSLSARASIGLTNINFANAREEDQAFYNTSVIFLAGLVF from the coding sequence ATGCGCTGTTCCCCGTTCCGCCTGCCGGTGTACCGGACGCGTCATGCGTTCCTTGTGCTGGCGCTTCTGCTCGCCCCGTCGTCCCTGCCGGCCCAGACGATCACCCCGGTGTTCAAGGCCGGCGTTTCCGCCGCGACGCTGCGCGGCGCTTCGGCCTTCGACTTCAGAACCAGCACCGGCTTTGCCGGCGGGGTCGGCTTCAACTACGCGCTCCGGGGGGGCTGGAGCCTCCAGCCCGAAGTTCTCTACGTGGTCAAGGGCACCACGATGGACTTCGACGTCAGATCCTCGGCGGACACCATCTTCATCCTCCCGCCCGGCCGGGACGACACGGCCACACCGGCCACCGGCGGCCTGGAACTGACCTATGTGGAACTGCCGCTGCTGGTGCTTCGGCGCTTCGAGACGCGGGGGCGGCTGCACCCTGCCCTGATGGCCGGACCGGCCGCCGCCTTCCTCCTCGACGCCCGTTTCCGCTGGCAACCCCGCGGCGGCGGCCTCGAACAGGAACAGAGCGAGGACAACGTGGAGGGCCTCGACTTCGGACTCGTGGTGGGCGGCGGCGTCGAATACGAACTGGGCGGGCCACGCCTCAGCCTCAGCGCACGGGCCTCCATCGGCCTCACCAACATCAACTTCGCCAACGCCCGTGAAGAGGACCAGGCCTTCTACAACACGAGCGTGATCTTCCTGGCCGGGCTCGTCTTCTGA
- the gatC gene encoding Asp-tRNA(Asn)/Glu-tRNA(Gln) amidotransferase subunit GatC: protein MSVSVEEVRYIARLARLRFSEEEERRLAVEMSAILDYMDQLTALDTEGVPPMSHVLDLYNVEREDRAETRITREEALRNAPDATAEFFRVPRVIE, encoded by the coding sequence ATGTCTGTCTCTGTCGAAGAAGTCCGCTACATCGCCCGGCTGGCCCGGTTGCGTTTTTCGGAGGAGGAGGAACGCCGGCTTGCCGTGGAGATGAGTGCCATCCTGGATTACATGGACCAGCTCACCGCGCTCGACACCGAAGGCGTCCCGCCGATGTCGCACGTGCTGGACCTGTACAACGTCGAACGGGAAGACCGGGCCGAGACACGCATCACGCGGGAGGAGGCGCTCCGCAACGCCCCCGACGCCACCGCCGAGTTCTTCCGCGTGCCCCGGGTCATCGAGTAG
- a CDS encoding sugar phosphate isomerase/epimerase family protein, producing MIPAWLTDTVTPNLDRALHYTHLWGLEGIELRTLGGPSDRVPYVNEGKLKRRLAEHDVPVVAVVPGMFEGDAAARTAWLNEVVAFGETLAFCRRIGCRLVVVSAFSRADDPAPAVDALRRAGTAAARQGCTVAVLNEAGGAFPTGTALAGLLAAVDHPNVRAAWSPAEALQAGEAPEEGLQALAGRVALVRCRDGQPGRSGWTPLPFGEGAVGWERQLRLLHRQGFQGPLSLELDVEPRPRQGLRAATRLIEMMRTLRRNAS from the coding sequence ATGATTCCTGCCTGGCTGACCGACACCGTCACCCCGAACCTGGACCGGGCGCTGCACTATACCCACCTGTGGGGGCTGGAAGGCATCGAGTTGCGCACGCTCGGGGGTCCTTCCGATCGGGTGCCCTACGTCAATGAGGGCAAGCTGAAACGTCGCCTGGCCGAGCACGACGTGCCGGTGGTCGCCGTGGTGCCGGGCATGTTTGAGGGAGACGCCGCCGCGCGGACGGCCTGGCTCAACGAGGTGGTGGCTTTCGGCGAGACGCTTGCGTTCTGTCGCCGGATCGGATGCCGCCTTGTGGTCGTCTCGGCCTTTTCACGGGCCGACGATCCGGCTCCGGCCGTCGACGCCCTCCGGCGGGCCGGGACGGCGGCCGCACGGCAGGGTTGCACCGTGGCCGTGTTGAACGAAGCCGGGGGCGCCTTTCCGACGGGCACGGCCCTGGCCGGCCTGCTTGCCGCCGTCGATCACCCGAACGTCCGGGCGGCCTGGAGCCCGGCCGAGGCACTGCAGGCCGGGGAGGCACCGGAGGAGGGGCTCCAGGCGCTGGCCGGGCGGGTCGCGCTCGTCCGGTGCCGGGACGGGCAGCCCGGGCGTTCCGGCTGGACGCCGCTTCCCTTCGGAGAGGGCGCCGTCGGATGGGAACGCCAGCTCCGCCTGCTGCATCGCCAGGGCTTTCAGGGGCCGCTGAGCCTGGAACTGGACGTCGAGCCGCGCCCGCGGCAGGGCCTCCGGGCCGCCACCCGGCTCATCGAGATGATGCGCACCCTCCGGCGGAACGCGTCTTAG
- a CDS encoding lysophospholipid acyltransferase family protein → MTWRTRLFALWALLWSAAMTVIFAVGFLVSNVFRRRAETFRWWARWWGRAILLGLGVRLRVEKRGRLDPDRPYVFAANHQNALDIPILAAALEHAFGFVAKAELEKVPFLGAAIKHSPSVFVDRSDPRRSLESIRRAGRRIRDGNSVLIFPEGERSYSGQMGRFKKGAFVLAVEAGVPLVPVTIRNGFTVLDERRRVARPGLVHVVVGEPIPLEDRTRRDIPGLMDELYARIARELPAAPAPTTLHLPSET, encoded by the coding sequence GTGACCTGGCGTACCCGGCTCTTTGCCCTGTGGGCCCTGCTCTGGTCCGCCGCGATGACGGTGATCTTCGCCGTCGGCTTTCTGGTCTCGAACGTGTTTCGACGCCGGGCCGAAACGTTTCGATGGTGGGCCCGGTGGTGGGGGCGGGCGATCCTGCTCGGGCTGGGCGTACGCCTCCGCGTCGAAAAGAGGGGACGGCTCGACCCGGACCGGCCCTATGTTTTCGCCGCCAACCACCAGAATGCCCTGGACATCCCCATCCTGGCGGCGGCGCTCGAACATGCTTTCGGGTTCGTGGCCAAGGCAGAACTGGAAAAGGTGCCCTTTCTCGGGGCCGCAATCAAGCACTCCCCCTCCGTGTTTGTGGACCGGAGCGATCCCCGGCGCTCCCTCGAAAGCATCCGGCGTGCCGGCCGGCGCATCCGGGACGGCAACTCGGTGCTCATCTTTCCGGAAGGGGAACGGTCCTACAGCGGGCAGATGGGCCGTTTCAAGAAAGGGGCTTTCGTGCTGGCCGTCGAAGCCGGGGTGCCGCTGGTGCCGGTGACGATCCGGAACGGCTTCACCGTCCTCGACGAGCGCCGCCGTGTGGCCCGGCCCGGCCTCGTGCACGTGGTGGTCGGAGAGCCGATCCCGCTCGAAGACAGGACCCGCCGGGACATACCCGGACTCATGGACGAGCTCTATGCCCGTATCGCCCGGGAACTGCCGGCCGCCCCGGCGCCCACCACCCTGCACCTTCCCTCCGAAACCTGA
- a CDS encoding type II secretion system protein GspD, with protein MRIYLRCGHAVLGLALLAGLLAAPLHAQDRPPERVIRAYIPPDQLVSFLPSTPFDRFVDFLNPIFQRVTGKQVIDPDERTHPIGISIAGMHFLDAFELVLQYNGLTFRETDRYFIVEQAPPEQQLVLDAEQATGRATAAPAARQALPASLDTREIQINAILFELDHTRARDIGIDWSVFLGGAGSGQGGQGGQGGSGSGGSGNQSGQGGRNFILKTDDLFGGIDDLVQAPQEINFRDLNQFFRLAEQQGVGETIASPNVTVQSGEKGRIQIGTDVPVQVRDFAGNTVTQFFSTGIIVDVTPTLIEQPLADTAGAPTLEFIHLDVKVEKSGSSPSASGPIIDRNTATTRVLLLDGEQTVIGGLYSTDERVSRTGIPILKDLPGWFFGLRYIFGRTQRSTTQKELLIVLQARVLEPLEARAGKPFRENLLDEQRQKIRDALRQFNNRVGREVRMMDKYRMNTEQD; from the coding sequence ATGCGCATATACCTTCGCTGTGGACACGCTGTGCTGGGCCTGGCGCTTCTGGCCGGCTTGCTGGCTGCCCCCCTGCACGCGCAGGACCGCCCGCCGGAACGGGTGATCCGGGCCTACATCCCGCCGGATCAACTGGTGTCGTTCCTGCCCTCGACCCCGTTCGACCGCTTCGTCGACTTCCTCAACCCGATCTTCCAGCGCGTGACGGGCAAGCAGGTGATCGACCCGGACGAACGCACCCACCCGATCGGGATCTCGATCGCCGGAATGCACTTCCTGGACGCCTTCGAACTCGTCCTGCAGTACAACGGGCTCACCTTCCGGGAGACGGACCGGTACTTCATCGTCGAACAGGCGCCGCCGGAACAGCAGCTCGTACTCGACGCCGAGCAGGCCACCGGCCGGGCGACGGCGGCGCCCGCCGCACGGCAAGCCCTCCCGGCCTCGCTCGACACGCGCGAGATCCAGATCAACGCCATCCTGTTCGAACTCGACCATACCCGTGCCCGCGACATCGGGATCGACTGGAGCGTTTTCCTCGGCGGTGCCGGGAGCGGTCAGGGGGGCCAGGGCGGTCAGGGCGGTTCCGGCTCGGGCGGCTCGGGCAACCAGAGCGGGCAGGGCGGACGGAACTTCATCCTGAAGACGGATGATCTCTTCGGCGGGATCGACGACCTGGTCCAGGCACCCCAGGAGATCAACTTCAGGGACCTGAACCAGTTCTTCCGCCTGGCCGAACAGCAGGGCGTCGGGGAGACGATCGCCAGCCCGAACGTCACGGTGCAGAGCGGTGAGAAGGGCCGGATCCAGATCGGCACCGACGTACCCGTGCAGGTGCGCGACTTTGCCGGCAACACCGTTACGCAGTTCTTCTCCACCGGCATCATCGTGGACGTGACCCCCACCCTGATCGAGCAGCCGCTGGCCGACACCGCCGGTGCACCCACGCTGGAGTTCATCCACCTCGACGTCAAGGTGGAAAAGTCGGGCAGCTCGCCCTCGGCCTCGGGCCCCATCATCGACCGGAACACGGCCACGACGCGGGTGCTGTTGCTCGACGGAGAACAGACCGTCATCGGCGGGCTCTATTCCACGGACGAACGGGTCTCCCGCACGGGCATTCCGATCCTGAAGGACCTGCCGGGGTGGTTCTTCGGGCTGCGTTACATCTTCGGCCGCACCCAGCGCTCGACCACACAGAAGGAGCTGCTGATCGTGCTGCAGGCCCGCGTGCTCGAGCCCCTCGAAGCACGGGCCGGCAAGCCGTTCCGCGAGAACCTGCTGGATGAGCAGCGCCAGAAGATCCGGGATGCCCTCCGGCAGTTCAACAACCGGGTCGGGCGCGAGGTGCGGATGATGGACAAGTATCGCATGAACACGGAGCAGGACTGA
- a CDS encoding class I SAM-dependent methyltransferase: MSLPYPSDNPALRRRYERTLRFLRASLPPPARLLDLGAPNPLARVMQAAGYTVQNTHGDLDEHPEIVCGVDVEAVTAFEILEHLVGPLNVLRAIRAPRLFATVPLRLWFARAYRNPSDPWDRHFHEFEDWQFDWLLEKAGWRIVRREKWTSPGGGFGIRPVLRRFVPRYYAVEAVRNS; encoded by the coding sequence ATGAGCCTTCCGTATCCCAGCGACAACCCCGCCCTGCGGCGTCGCTACGAGCGGACGCTGCGCTTCCTGCGGGCTTCGTTGCCGCCGCCGGCCCGGTTGCTCGACCTCGGGGCACCCAACCCACTCGCCCGGGTGATGCAAGCGGCCGGCTACACCGTGCAGAACACCCACGGGGACCTCGACGAGCATCCGGAGATCGTGTGCGGTGTCGACGTGGAAGCCGTGACGGCGTTCGAGATCCTGGAGCACCTGGTGGGGCCGCTCAACGTGCTGCGGGCCATCCGGGCGCCGCGCCTCTTTGCCACGGTGCCGCTCCGGCTCTGGTTTGCCCGGGCCTACCGGAACCCGTCCGACCCCTGGGACCGGCATTTCCACGAGTTCGAGGACTGGCAGTTCGACTGGTTGCTGGAGAAGGCCGGCTGGCGCATCGTGCGGCGCGAGAAGTGGACGAGCCCGGGGGGCGGGTTCGGCATTCGCCCGGTGCTGCGCCGGTTCGTCCCGCGCTACTACGCCGTCGAAGCCGTGCGAAACAGCTGA
- a CDS encoding PilN domain-containing protein: MKKYGTKQYVLGVAANSKTVDAVLLREGPEGPVVVRTFRRHRNATYMTADLADTPAAVQETGSGDFTIQFGEGGGASDLFLASEFEGLEAGGQGGEGLPGAESAVSTFELELADILAACEDAGYTDLQVAFCNGSLDVTAVELRIQHRKEEKKEEAAKKGTTSGEEAAPARPGKAPDRGALLERLAAQQGEKYEPDQVAFLPMTPAEGGVPRYLALIRPREDAVVATVQALREERKNLPPVRLLDTEVHAYLGIARAVQFQDAGPEDVAPDPLMGRRRTLIVRAGAEDTLVMFVEEGTLQHCESLRSITTFDAPETICSRVMLLQDEYATGEVQHVLVLGEDREALLVESFSLFFPDARVEPLWHYLPRPEDEDAPEASPAAAGHGEAVERSRVLATAAALRLVPDEVFGSVFEAVNLLPARLMRRQFTMPVPWPALVMLAVLFCTVLFFVYRYFDNERAVAEVTQRLQVRQAAEVEEDARALQARIDSMKATTAGYIRALDVLDSLLVGSDQWSRALEKMARETAAISGGIWVESWRLSGNELELQGNATERHQVVRLADRLNASIRSLSFSEIREWPVYSFRMTFPLDRDLPEAARYLREHARIELPSEETAAPARPAGQGPGATRPTRTPAPASSPTP; the protein is encoded by the coding sequence CGAAACAATATGTGCTGGGCGTGGCGGCCAACAGCAAAACCGTCGACGCCGTGCTGCTCCGGGAGGGGCCCGAGGGGCCCGTCGTGGTGCGCACGTTTCGACGGCACCGGAACGCCACCTATATGACGGCCGACCTGGCCGACACCCCGGCCGCCGTCCAGGAAACGGGTAGCGGAGACTTTACCATCCAGTTCGGTGAAGGCGGCGGTGCATCCGACCTGTTTCTGGCCTCCGAGTTTGAAGGGCTCGAGGCCGGCGGGCAGGGAGGCGAGGGCCTGCCGGGCGCCGAGTCCGCGGTTTCGACCTTCGAACTCGAACTGGCCGACATCCTCGCGGCCTGCGAAGATGCCGGCTACACGGACCTGCAGGTCGCTTTCTGCAACGGCTCGCTCGACGTGACGGCGGTCGAACTCCGGATTCAGCACAGGAAAGAGGAGAAGAAGGAGGAGGCGGCGAAGAAGGGGACGACGTCCGGGGAAGAGGCGGCGCCGGCGCGCCCCGGCAAGGCACCGGACCGGGGCGCGCTGCTCGAACGGCTCGCCGCCCAGCAGGGAGAAAAGTACGAGCCGGACCAGGTGGCTTTCCTGCCGATGACGCCCGCCGAAGGCGGGGTGCCGCGTTACCTGGCGCTCATCCGCCCGCGGGAGGATGCCGTGGTGGCGACGGTGCAGGCCTTGCGCGAGGAAAGGAAGAACCTGCCGCCGGTGCGCCTGCTCGATACGGAGGTGCATGCCTACCTGGGCATAGCCCGGGCCGTGCAGTTTCAGGATGCCGGCCCGGAGGACGTTGCCCCGGATCCCCTGATGGGGCGGCGGCGCACCCTCATCGTCCGGGCCGGTGCGGAAGACACGCTCGTCATGTTCGTGGAGGAGGGGACCCTCCAGCATTGCGAGAGCCTGCGTTCGATCACCACCTTCGACGCACCCGAGACGATCTGCAGCCGCGTGATGCTGTTGCAGGACGAGTACGCCACGGGGGAGGTGCAGCACGTGCTGGTGCTGGGGGAAGACCGGGAGGCGCTGCTCGTCGAGAGCTTCAGCCTGTTCTTCCCCGACGCCCGGGTGGAACCGCTCTGGCACTACCTGCCGCGCCCCGAGGACGAAGATGCTCCCGAGGCCTCACCGGCTGCGGCCGGTCACGGAGAGGCCGTCGAGCGGAGCCGTGTCCTGGCCACGGCGGCGGCCCTGCGTCTGGTGCCGGACGAGGTTTTCGGGAGCGTCTTCGAGGCGGTCAACCTCCTGCCGGCCCGGCTGATGCGGCGCCAGTTTACGATGCCGGTACCCTGGCCCGCGCTCGTCATGCTGGCGGTGCTCTTCTGTACCGTGCTCTTTTTCGTCTACCGTTACTTCGACAACGAGCGGGCGGTCGCCGAGGTCACGCAGCGCCTCCAGGTGCGCCAGGCCGCCGAGGTGGAGGAAGACGCCCGGGCCCTGCAGGCCCGCATCGACAGCATGAAGGCCACTACGGCCGGCTACATCCGGGCCCTCGACGTGCTCGACTCGCTGCTGGTCGGCAGTGACCAGTGGAGCCGTGCCCTCGAGAAGATGGCCCGGGAGACGGCCGCCATCTCCGGCGGCATCTGGGTGGAGAGCTGGCGCCTGAGCGGTAACGAACTGGAGCTGCAGGGCAACGCCACCGAACGCCACCAGGTCGTCCGCCTGGCCGACCGGCTCAATGCCTCCATCCGGAGCCTGTCCTTCTCCGAGATCCGCGAGTGGCCCGTCTACTCCTTCCGGATGACCTTCCCGCTGGATCGGGACCTGCCGGAAGCCGCCCGTTACCTCCGGGAGCACGCCCGGATCGAGCTGCCGTCCGAGGAAACGGCCGCGCCCGCCCGGCCGGCCGGCCAGGGACCCGGTGCCACCCGGCCGACCCGGACGCCGGCCCCCGCCTCATCGCCCACCCCCTGA
- a CDS encoding YfhO family protein — MPAWFEAWSRLPARVQDGICVVFLLVVSIGFFAPVHFSGKQLVGSDTLHWQAMAKAMMDYEEATGEPALWAPNGFAGMPGYMIRYDEVVPQLDDLPAWLRQYAWPTSHFIFLLLGTFLLVVFLTGDRLAGVLAACAYGLTTYLPVILVAGHNTKFVALCFAPWLVLAFAFVLRRPKLLPALLFAAALAVNLRAGHVQITYYVAFLLGVWWLVEGIGALREGQGKRFAAATAFLAVGAVLGLLMVAQPYLANFEYKAYTIRGGAGDGAGGLDWTYAMRWSQGFAELLTLFVADAFGGAADYWGPKPFTGGPHYVGGIVLALAVLAVIRVRRRSVRAFAIAALLMTLFALGEHFPALNRLMFAYFPLFDAFRVPETWLAAVAFALAVLAGVGLHGMCKEAGPARKPYRPPEARTAYLVFGGAAALALLLFLGKDALFDYEKPGEFEQIAAQVARRNDVAADDPRVVQAVSEYLAEARARRADMMGDDAFRTFLFLVLAGGLVVAFHAGKLPAWTMQASLVLLVTVDLAGVGRRYLNEEVLRPETDLAAQIPLLPFDQFLQAKVQEAGGPGHFRVLSLLGDPTTNARPALYYETLSGYHGAKLRLYQDFLDHILFRENGSLNQNALSMMNTRYLVGLGPLEGYRVVYRDDRFAVLENPKALPRAFFVGETEVIPSDEETFARLKDPAFDPARTALLPAPIDFETTPIDSTSTVRVELVRHTPREIVFEVETDAPRLLVVGEVYYPAGWKAEVDDAPVPIYRANHLLRAVPVPAGRHTVRMRFDPASHTVGVWVAGASTAFVYGGIVLLLGLAWRRRRASASTTAAEQEPARP; from the coding sequence GTGCCGGCCTGGTTTGAGGCCTGGTCCCGCCTGCCGGCCCGGGTGCAGGACGGGATCTGTGTCGTATTCCTGCTGGTCGTCTCGATCGGGTTCTTCGCTCCGGTGCACTTCTCGGGCAAACAGCTCGTCGGCAGCGACACGCTGCACTGGCAGGCGATGGCGAAGGCCATGATGGACTACGAGGAAGCCACCGGCGAGCCGGCGCTCTGGGCGCCGAACGGTTTTGCGGGCATGCCCGGGTACATGATCCGCTATGATGAGGTCGTGCCCCAGCTCGACGACCTTCCGGCCTGGCTCCGGCAATACGCCTGGCCCACCTCGCACTTCATCTTTCTCTTGCTGGGTACGTTTCTGCTGGTCGTCTTTCTCACGGGCGACCGGCTGGCCGGGGTGCTGGCGGCCTGTGCCTACGGGCTGACGACCTACCTTCCGGTGATTCTGGTGGCCGGGCACAACACCAAGTTCGTGGCGCTGTGCTTTGCGCCCTGGCTCGTGCTGGCTTTCGCCTTCGTGTTGCGGAGGCCGAAGTTGCTTCCGGCGCTGCTTTTCGCGGCGGCGCTGGCCGTGAACCTGCGGGCCGGGCACGTGCAGATCACCTACTACGTGGCTTTCCTGCTCGGGGTCTGGTGGCTCGTGGAAGGCATCGGTGCCTTGCGCGAGGGGCAGGGAAAACGCTTCGCCGCCGCGACGGCCTTCCTGGCCGTTGGCGCGGTGCTCGGGTTGCTGATGGTGGCCCAGCCCTATCTGGCGAACTTCGAGTACAAGGCCTACACGATCCGGGGCGGCGCCGGCGACGGAGCGGGCGGGCTCGACTGGACCTACGCCATGCGCTGGAGCCAGGGCTTCGCCGAACTGCTCACCCTGTTCGTCGCCGACGCCTTCGGGGGGGCGGCGGACTACTGGGGGCCGAAGCCGTTCACCGGCGGGCCGCACTACGTGGGCGGCATCGTGCTGGCCCTGGCCGTCCTGGCGGTGATCCGGGTCCGCCGCCGGAGCGTCCGGGCTTTCGCCATCGCCGCCCTGCTGATGACCCTCTTTGCCCTCGGCGAGCATTTTCCGGCGCTCAACCGGCTCATGTTCGCGTACTTTCCCCTCTTCGATGCCTTCCGGGTGCCGGAGACGTGGCTGGCCGCCGTCGCCTTTGCGCTGGCCGTGCTGGCCGGGGTGGGGCTGCATGGGATGTGTAAGGAGGCCGGGCCGGCGAGGAAACCGTACCGCCCGCCGGAAGCGCGCACGGCCTATCTGGTCTTCGGCGGGGCAGCGGCCCTGGCGCTGCTCCTGTTCCTGGGCAAGGATGCCCTCTTCGACTATGAAAAGCCCGGCGAGTTCGAACAGATCGCTGCCCAGGTGGCGCGCCGGAACGACGTCGCCGCGGACGACCCCCGCGTGGTGCAGGCCGTGAGCGAATACCTGGCCGAGGCCCGTGCCCGTCGCGCCGACATGATGGGGGACGATGCCTTCCGCACCTTCCTTTTCCTGGTGCTGGCCGGCGGGCTGGTGGTGGCCTTCCACGCCGGGAAGTTGCCGGCCTGGACGATGCAGGCCAGCCTGGTGCTCCTCGTCACGGTCGACCTGGCCGGGGTGGGACGGCGCTACCTGAACGAGGAGGTGCTACGCCCCGAAACGGACCTGGCCGCGCAGATCCCGCTCCTGCCGTTCGACCAGTTCCTGCAGGCGAAGGTGCAGGAGGCCGGCGGCCCCGGCCACTTCCGCGTGCTCTCCCTCCTGGGCGACCCGACGACGAACGCCCGTCCTGCCCTCTACTACGAAACCCTCAGCGGCTACCACGGCGCCAAACTCCGGCTCTACCAGGACTTTCTCGACCACATTCTTTTTCGGGAGAACGGCTCGCTCAACCAGAACGCGCTCTCGATGATGAACACCCGCTACCTGGTCGGCCTCGGGCCGCTCGAAGGCTACCGTGTGGTGTACCGCGATGACCGCTTCGCCGTGCTCGAGAACCCGAAGGCGCTCCCGCGTGCCTTCTTCGTGGGGGAGACCGAGGTGATCCCGTCGGACGAGGAGACCTTCGCCCGGCTGAAGGATCCGGCCTTCGACCCGGCCCGGACGGCCCTGCTCCCGGCGCCGATCGACTTCGAGACCACCCCGATCGACTCGACCAGCACGGTGCGGGTCGAGCTGGTCCGCCACACGCCGCGGGAGATCGTCTTTGAGGTGGAGACGGACGCGCCGCGCCTGCTCGTCGTCGGTGAGGTCTACTACCCGGCCGGCTGGAAGGCCGAGGTCGACGACGCGCCGGTGCCCATCTACCGCGCCAATCACCTGCTGCGGGCCGTGCCGGTGCCGGCGGGCCGCCACACCGTGCGGATGCGCTTCGACCCGGCGAGCCACACCGTCGGCGTGTGGGTGGCGGGGGCCTCCACGGCTTTCGTCTACGGCGGGATCGTGCTGCTGCTGGGGCTCGCCTGGCGCCGCCGGCGGGCCTCGGCGTCTACCACCGCGGCAGAGCAGGAACCGGCACGGCCATGA
- a CDS encoding glycosyltransferase family 4 protein has protein sequence MRRILIVTYYFPPSGGPGVQRMLKFVKYLPGCGWAPVVLTVRPEDASYPALDPSLEREVPPAVPVVRTRAWDPYALYARLLGKDKSEAVGVGFTGEGVAGTRHRLGRWLRANLFLPDARVGWVPFALRAARRLHREAPFEVVVTTGPPHSTHFVGFRMRRAFGVPWVADFRDPWTDISWYGELPFTPWARRLDARLERVVLDAADHVVTVSPALAALLARKTATPITVIPNGFDPPDFDDVPVPPRSGGFELTHVGTLSPSQNPEALWRALRRGLDAGELPALRLRFVGKVDPVVLERLAAFGLAGRVEQTPYVPHAEAVGYMKAADLLLLSINRTPGAEGIVTGKLYEYVASGRPVLGIGPVTGDAAAILRETGAGQLFDYEDVTGIAACVARHYAAWAAGQRAAGADPVAAGAYTREALTRRLAGVLEAVAGKRPAVDA, from the coding sequence GTGAGACGGATTCTGATCGTCACCTATTATTTCCCCCCTTCGGGAGGGCCGGGTGTGCAGCGCATGCTCAAGTTCGTCAAGTACCTGCCCGGCTGCGGGTGGGCGCCGGTCGTGCTGACGGTGCGGCCGGAGGACGCCAGCTATCCGGCCCTGGATCCGTCGCTGGAGCGGGAGGTGCCGCCGGCGGTGCCGGTGGTGCGGACGCGGGCCTGGGATCCATACGCCCTGTATGCCCGCCTGCTCGGCAAGGACAAGTCCGAGGCCGTCGGGGTGGGGTTCACGGGTGAGGGGGTGGCGGGAACCCGGCACCGGCTGGGCCGGTGGCTGCGCGCCAACCTCTTCCTGCCGGATGCCCGCGTCGGCTGGGTACCCTTCGCCCTGCGGGCGGCACGGCGGCTGCACCGTGAGGCACCGTTCGAGGTCGTCGTCACCACCGGGCCGCCCCATTCGACCCATTTCGTCGGTTTCCGGATGCGGCGTGCCTTCGGCGTCCCATGGGTGGCCGACTTCCGCGACCCGTGGACGGACATCAGCTGGTACGGCGAGTTGCCCTTCACCCCCTGGGCCCGCCGCCTCGACGCCCGGCTGGAACGGGTCGTGCTCGATGCGGCGGATCACGTCGTCACGGTCAGTCCCGCGCTGGCGGCGTTGCTCGCGCGGAAGACGGCTACGCCGATCACCGTCATCCCGAACGGCTTCGACCCGCCGGACTTCGACGACGTGCCCGTACCGCCGCGGTCCGGGGGCTTCGAACTGACCCACGTCGGCACGCTTTCGCCTTCGCAGAACCCGGAGGCGCTCTGGCGTGCCCTGCGGCGGGGGCTCGACGCGGGGGAACTGCCGGCGCTCCGGCTGCGCTTCGTCGGCAAGGTGGATCCCGTCGTGCTCGAGCGCCTGGCGGCCTTCGGGCTGGCCGGCCGCGTGGAACAGACGCCCTACGTGCCGCATGCCGAAGCCGTCGGGTACATGAAGGCGGCGGACCTGCTGCTGCTGAGCATCAACCGCACGCCGGGTGCCGAGGGCATCGTCACGGGGAAGCTCTACGAATACGTGGCCTCGGGACGGCCGGTCCTGGGCATCGGTCCGGTGACCGGAGACGCAGCTGCGATCCTGCGGGAGACCGGTGCCGGGCAGCTGTTCGACTACGAGGATGTGACGGGCATTGCCGCCTGCGTGGCCCGGCACTATGCCGCCTGGGCGGCCGGTCAACGGGCGGCCGGCGCGGACCCGGTCGCCGCCGGTGCCTACACGCGGGAGGCGCTGACCCGCCGGCTGGCCGGGGTGCTCGAAGCGGTTGCCGGGAAGCGGCCGGCGGTCGATGCCTGA